In one window of Comamonas testosteroni DNA:
- the gmtX gene encoding gamma-mobile-trio protein GmtX, which translates to MEQTSVHPDEVLRALLDKGPRSQKATNLNALHSVCAAQYAIKNQAMRDFSLPAIGRICEENGIFKGRVLYNAASQDYVELIKSWATFSGTPSIKPPKKDVPPPAGHAYLLRIDDPAVRSIMQSVIVERDKLKAQLALLKSKSQIVVNQRPLGATIAPGDSGVPILEIGAQLTESERDALRRAISKGFLADQGWSVQPDGEIVNDRNRVIYDPGYASAIKKVVAG; encoded by the coding sequence ATGGAACAGACAAGCGTTCATCCCGATGAGGTGCTGCGAGCTCTGCTGGATAAGGGCCCCCGCAGCCAGAAGGCGACGAACCTCAATGCTCTGCACAGCGTCTGCGCAGCCCAGTACGCGATCAAGAATCAGGCCATGCGGGATTTTAGCCTGCCAGCGATCGGTCGAATCTGCGAAGAAAATGGCATATTCAAGGGGCGCGTGCTCTACAACGCTGCGAGCCAGGACTATGTGGAACTGATCAAGTCTTGGGCCACCTTCAGCGGGACGCCAAGTATCAAACCACCAAAGAAAGATGTCCCACCACCGGCAGGGCACGCGTACCTACTGCGGATTGACGACCCAGCGGTCCGGAGCATCATGCAATCAGTGATCGTTGAACGCGACAAGCTGAAGGCGCAATTAGCGTTACTGAAATCGAAGTCGCAAATTGTCGTGAACCAGCGGCCGTTGGGGGCTACTATCGCGCCGGGAGATAGTGGCGTGCCGATCCTTGAGATCGGGGCGCAATTGACCGAATCCGAGCGTGATGCCCTACGACGTGCGATCTCGAAGGGATTTCTCGCCGACCAAGGCTGGTCAGTCCAGCCAGACGGTGAAATCGTGAATGACCGAAATCGAGTCATTTACGATCCCGGCTACGCCTCTGCGATAAAAAAGGTTGTAGCAGGGTGA
- a CDS encoding putative quinol monooxygenase — protein MNTSSNVLVSIAVLKAKAGKEQALKEELLTLIEPTRAEPGNLDYVLFEQRDEQGTFYMREAFRDQAALDAHISMPYFQRFAATADDLLQKPLQLIFLEQVSA, from the coding sequence ATGAATACGTCCAGTAACGTGTTGGTATCAATTGCCGTACTCAAGGCCAAGGCAGGCAAAGAACAGGCATTGAAAGAAGAATTGCTGACGCTGATAGAGCCGACCCGCGCAGAGCCGGGCAATCTCGATTATGTGTTGTTCGAGCAGCGTGACGAGCAGGGCACTTTCTACATGCGCGAGGCTTTCAGGGATCAGGCGGCGCTGGATGCGCATATTTCGATGCCTTACTTTCAGCGCTTTGCCGCCACGGCAGATGATCTGCTGCAAAAGCCGTTGCAACTGATATTCCTTGAACAGGTATCGGCCTGA
- the tnpB gene encoding IS66 family insertion sequence element accessory protein TnpB (TnpB, as the term is used for proteins encoded by IS66 family insertion elements, is considered an accessory protein, since TnpC, encoded by a neighboring gene, is a DDE family transposase.) translates to MIRIEAAWLATAPLDMRAGTDTALARVVAVFGSAHPHHAYLFANKRANRIKVLVHDGIGIWLAARRLHQGKFVWPAPGNEQWPLESDQLQALVLGLPWQRIGNAGIITVV, encoded by the coding sequence ATGATCCGCATCGAAGCAGCTTGGCTTGCCACTGCCCCGCTGGACATGCGTGCAGGCACCGACACGGCGCTGGCCCGGGTGGTCGCCGTGTTCGGCAGCGCCCATCCCCACCATGCCTATTTGTTCGCCAACAAACGCGCCAATCGTATCAAGGTGCTGGTGCACGACGGCATCGGCATCTGGCTGGCTGCTCGGCGTCTGCACCAGGGCAAGTTCGTCTGGCCGGCACCCGGCAATGAGCAGTGGCCGTTGGAGTCCGATCAGCTCCAAGCCCTGGTGCTCGGTCTGCCCTGGCAACGCATAGGAAACGCCGGCATCATCACCGTGGTCTGA
- a CDS encoding zinc-binding alcohol dehydrogenase family protein — protein sequence MKAISFTQHALPIDNPQALIDISLPRPTPGPRDLLVEVRAVSVNPVDTKVRAGTITKEPIILGWDATGIVREVGAEVTLFQPGDEVFYAGSIARPGSYSEFHLVDERIVGHKPHSLSAADAAALPLTSITAWELLFDRLGVVEGTGEGKCLLITGAAGGVGSMLVQLARKLTRLTVIGTASRQETADWVRQLGAHHVIDHSQPLLAQLQALGVPETDYVASLTHTEQHFAQLIDVLKPQGRLCVIDDPETLDVMPLKRKSLSLHWELMFTRSLYETPDMINQHHLLNRVSALIDQGVLQTTVGEHFGAINAANMRRAHALIESGKARGKIVLEGF from the coding sequence ATGAAAGCCATCAGCTTTACCCAGCACGCGTTACCCATCGACAATCCACAAGCATTGATCGACATCAGTCTCCCGCGGCCCACGCCTGGCCCTCGGGATCTGCTGGTCGAAGTTCGCGCGGTATCAGTGAATCCGGTGGATACCAAGGTGCGTGCCGGAACTATCACAAAAGAACCGATAATCCTCGGCTGGGACGCCACAGGCATTGTCCGCGAGGTCGGCGCTGAAGTGACGCTGTTTCAGCCGGGCGATGAAGTGTTCTATGCCGGCTCGATTGCCCGCCCCGGCAGCTACAGCGAATTCCATTTGGTCGATGAGCGGATCGTTGGGCACAAGCCTCATTCATTGAGTGCCGCCGATGCGGCAGCATTGCCATTGACCTCGATCACGGCCTGGGAATTGTTGTTTGACCGGCTCGGTGTCGTCGAGGGTACGGGGGAGGGCAAGTGCCTGTTGATCACTGGAGCGGCTGGCGGCGTCGGTTCGATGCTGGTGCAACTGGCCCGAAAGTTGACCCGCCTTACCGTCATTGGTACCGCCTCACGCCAGGAAACCGCTGATTGGGTGCGGCAGTTGGGCGCGCATCACGTGATCGATCACAGCCAGCCACTGCTCGCACAGTTGCAAGCGCTCGGTGTGCCGGAGACCGACTATGTCGCCAGCCTAACCCACACCGAACAACACTTTGCACAACTGATCGACGTGCTCAAGCCACAGGGGCGTCTGTGTGTGATAGACGATCCCGAAACCCTCGATGTGATGCCGCTCAAGCGCAAGTCGCTGTCATTGCATTGGGAGCTGATGTTCACCCGCTCGCTGTACGAAACCCCGGACATGATTAATCAGCATCACCTGCTCAATCGGGTCAGCGCTCTGATTGACCAAGGTGTTCTGCAAACTACCGTGGGCGAGCACTTTGGTGCGATCAATGCGGCAAACATGCGTCGTGCCCATGCGCTGATCGAGAGCGGCAAGGCCCGGGGCAAGATCGTTCTCGAAGGTTTCTGA
- a CDS encoding LysR family transcriptional regulator yields MIRIDDLGLFIRSAALGSFTAAALEADLLPGQVAAAIKRLERELDVRLFARTTRSLRLTAEGEQYLPTAHSVLETLQQGKENLRGENATLRGVLQVTAPSDLGRNILLPWLTQFRRQHPELTLRFFLSDQMANLFRDPVDVAIRYGPNEDANYVALPLAPWNQRVLVASPEYVQRCGSPQTPDDLSKHACLLYLQNGRVYDKWNLGGQTVQVSGPLFSDDADVVRRWSLESEGIAYKSWLDVSADVAAERLLVLLPDYPGEASPLSLVCPHRKQISPAVSQLHTWLSSQFSALERG; encoded by the coding sequence ATGATCCGCATCGATGATCTTGGTTTATTCATCCGCAGCGCCGCGCTGGGCAGTTTCACCGCAGCGGCGCTGGAGGCTGATCTGCTGCCTGGTCAGGTCGCTGCCGCCATCAAACGTCTGGAGCGCGAACTGGACGTGCGCCTATTCGCCCGTACGACGCGCAGCCTGCGATTGACTGCCGAGGGCGAGCAATATCTGCCCACCGCCCACTCAGTGCTAGAGACCCTGCAGCAAGGCAAGGAAAACCTGCGGGGTGAGAACGCCACGCTACGGGGCGTGCTGCAAGTGACAGCGCCGTCCGATCTGGGGCGCAACATACTGCTGCCGTGGCTGACGCAGTTCCGCCGTCAGCATCCTGAATTGACGTTGCGTTTTTTCCTGTCGGACCAGATGGCCAATCTGTTTCGCGACCCGGTGGACGTGGCGATTCGCTACGGTCCGAATGAAGACGCCAACTACGTGGCACTGCCGCTTGCACCTTGGAACCAGCGGGTGCTGGTTGCCTCGCCGGAGTATGTGCAACGCTGCGGTTCTCCCCAAACACCGGATGACTTGAGCAAGCATGCCTGCCTGCTCTATCTGCAAAATGGCCGGGTCTACGACAAGTGGAACCTGGGCGGGCAAACCGTGCAGGTTTCGGGACCGTTGTTCAGCGATGACGCCGATGTCGTGCGGCGCTGGTCATTGGAGAGTGAAGGTATCGCCTACAAATCCTGGCTGGATGTCAGTGCAGATGTCGCCGCAGAGCGTCTGCTTGTGCTGCTGCCGGATTATCCTGGCGAAGCGTCACCGTTGAGTCTGGTGTGTCCGCATCGCAAGCAGATCAGCCCTGCGGTTTCTCAGCTTCACACGTGGCTGAGTAGCCAGTTTTCTGCTCTGGAGCGCGGGTGA
- the tphA1I gene encoding terephthalate 1,2-dioxygenase reductase TphA1I, producing MNHQIHIHDSDIAFPCAPGQSVLDAALQAGIELPYSCRKGSCGNCASVLLKGNITSFNGMAVRSELCTSEQVLLCGCTAASDIRIQPSSFRRIDPEARKRFTAKVYSNTLAAPDVSLLRLRLPAGKRAKFEAGQYLLIHLDDGESRSYSMANPPHESDGITLHIRHVPGGRFSTIVQQLKSGDTLEIELPFGSIALKPDDTRPLICVAGGTGFAPIKSVLDDLAKRKVQRDITLLWGARNPSGLYLPSAIDKWRKTWPQFRYIAAITDLGDMPADAHAGRVDDALRTHFGNLHDHVVHCCGSPSLVQSVRTAASDMGLLAQDFHADVFATSPTGSH from the coding sequence ATGAACCACCAGATCCATATCCACGACTCTGATATCGCGTTCCCCTGCGCGCCCGGGCAATCCGTGCTGGATGCCGCCCTGCAGGCCGGCATCGAACTACCTTATTCCTGCCGCAAAGGTAGCTGTGGCAATTGTGCGAGCGTCCTGCTCAAAGGAAATATTACTTCCTTCAATGGCATGGCCGTGCGCAGCGAACTCTGCACCTCGGAGCAGGTATTGCTGTGCGGCTGCACCGCCGCCAGCGATATACGTATCCAGCCGAGCTCCTTTCGCCGCATCGACCCAGAAGCCCGCAAACGTTTTACGGCCAAGGTGTACAGCAATACACTGGCGGCTCCCGATGTCTCGCTGCTGCGCCTGCGCCTGCCTGCGGGCAAGCGCGCCAAATTTGAAGCCGGCCAATACCTGCTGATTCACCTCGACGACGGGGAAAGCCGCAGCTACTCTATGGCCAATCCACCCCATGAGAGCGATGGCATCACATTGCATATCAGGCATGTACCGGGTGGTCGCTTCAGCACTATCGTCCAGCAGTTGAAGTCTGGTGACACATTGGAGATCGAACTGCCATTCGGCAGTATCGCACTGAAGCCTGACGACACCAGGCCCCTGATTTGCGTTGCAGGTGGCACGGGATTTGCGCCCATTAAATCCGTTCTTGATGACTTAGCCAAACGCAAGGTTCAGCGCGACATCACGCTGCTATGGGGGGCTCGCAACCCCTCTGGCCTGTATCTCCCTAGTGCCATCGACAAGTGGCGCAAAACTTGGCCGCAGTTTCGCTACATTGCAGCTATCACCGACCTAGGCGATATGCCTGCGGATGCTCACGCAGGTCGGGTGGATGACGCACTACGCACACACTTTGGCAACCTGCACGATCATGTGGTGCACTGCTGTGGCTCACCCTCCCTGGTTCAATCAGTGCGCACAGCAGCTTCCGATATGGGCCTGTTAGCACAGGACTTCCACGCGGATGTTTTTGCGACGAGCCCGACTGGTAGCCACTAG
- the tphA3I gene encoding terephthalate 1,2-dioxygenase terminal oxygenase subunit beta TphA3I, whose protein sequence is MINEIQIAAFNAAYAKTIDSDAMEQWPTFFTKDCHYRVTNVDNHAEGLAAGIVWADSQDMLTDRISALREANIYERHRYRHILGLPSIQSGDATQASASTPFMVLRIMHTGETEVFASGEYLDKFTTIDGKLRLQERIAVCDSTVTDTLMALPL, encoded by the coding sequence ATGATCAATGAAATTCAAATCGCGGCCTTCAATGCCGCTTACGCGAAGACCATAGACAGTGACGCCATGGAGCAATGGCCAACCTTCTTCACGAAGGATTGCCACTATCGCGTCACCAATGTCGACAATCATGCTGAAGGGCTTGCTGCTGGCATTGTCTGGGCGGATTCACAGGACATGCTCACCGACCGAATTTCTGCGCTGCGCGAAGCCAATATCTACGAGCGCCACCGCTATCGCCATATTCTGGGTCTGCCTTCGATCCAGTCAGGCGATGCAACACAGGCCAGTGCTTCCACGCCGTTCATGGTGCTGCGCATCATGCATACCGGGGAAACCGAGGTCTTTGCCAGCGGTGAGTACCTCGACAAATTCACCACGATCGATGGCAAGTTGCGTCTGCAAGAGCGCATCGCGGTTTGCGACAGCACGGTGACGGACACGTTGATGGCATTGCCGCTATGA
- the tphA2I gene encoding terephthalate 1,2-dioxygenase terminal oxygenase subunit alpha TphA2I yields the protein MQESIIQWRGATNTRVPFGIYTDTANADQEQQRIYRGEVWNYLCLESEIPEAGDFRTTFVGETPIVVVRDADQEIYAFENRCAHRGALIALEKSGRTDSFQCVYHAWSYNRQGDLTGVAFEKGVKGQGGMPASFCKEEHGPRKLRVAVFCGLVFGSFSEDVPSIEDYLGPEICERIERVLHKPVEVIGRFTQKLPNNWKLYFENVKDSYHASLLHMFFTTFELNRLSQKGGVIVDESGGHHVSYSMIDRSAKDDSYKDQAIRSDNERYRLKDPSLLEGFEEFEDGVTLQILSVFPGFVLQQIQNSIAVRQLLPKSISSSELNWTYLGYADDSTEQRKVRLKQANLIGPAGFISMEDGAVGGFVQRGIAGAANLDAVIEMGGDHEGSSEGRATETSVRGFWKAYRKHMGQEMQA from the coding sequence ATGCAAGAATCCATCATCCAGTGGCGTGGGGCCACTAATACGCGCGTGCCTTTTGGTATCTATACCGACACAGCCAATGCGGATCAGGAACAGCAACGTATCTATCGCGGCGAGGTCTGGAACTACCTGTGCCTGGAATCTGAAATCCCTGAGGCGGGTGATTTCCGCACCACCTTTGTCGGTGAAACACCAATAGTTGTCGTGCGGGATGCCGACCAGGAAATCTACGCCTTCGAGAACCGCTGCGCGCATCGCGGCGCTCTCATCGCTCTGGAGAAATCGGGCCGTACGGATAGTTTCCAGTGCGTCTATCACGCCTGGAGCTACAACCGACAGGGAGATCTGACCGGCGTTGCCTTCGAGAAAGGTGTCAAGGGCCAGGGTGGCATGCCAGCCTCGTTCTGCAAAGAAGAGCATGGCCCGCGCAAGCTCCGCGTGGCTGTCTTTTGCGGTTTGGTCTTTGGCAGTTTTTCCGAGGACGTGCCCAGCATTGAGGATTACCTTGGCCCTGAGATTTGCGAGCGCATAGAGCGCGTGCTGCACAAGCCCGTAGAAGTCATCGGTCGCTTCACGCAAAAGCTGCCTAACAACTGGAAGCTCTACTTCGAGAACGTGAAGGACAGCTATCACGCCAGCCTCCTGCATATGTTCTTCACCACCTTCGAGCTGAATCGCCTCTCACAAAAAGGCGGTGTCATCGTCGACGAGTCGGGTGGTCACCATGTGAGCTATTCCATGATCGATCGTAGCGCCAAAGACGACTCTTACAAGGACCAGGCCATCCGCTCCGACAACGAGCGTTACCGGCTCAAAGATCCCAGCCTTCTAGAGGGCTTCGAGGAGTTCGAGGACGGCGTGACCCTGCAGATCCTTTCTGTGTTCCCTGGTTTTGTGCTGCAGCAGATTCAGAACAGCATCGCCGTGCGTCAGCTGTTGCCCAAGAGCATCTCCAGCTCGGAACTCAACTGGACCTATCTTGGCTATGCAGATGACAGTACAGAGCAGCGCAAGGTCAGACTCAAACAGGCCAACCTCATCGGCCCTGCAGGATTTATTTCCATGGAAGACGGAGCTGTTGGTGGATTCGTGCAGCGTGGCATCGCAGGCGCCGCCAACCTTGATGCGGTCATCGAGATGGGCGGAGACCACGAAGGCTCTAGCGAGGGCCGCGCCACAGAAACCTCGGTACGCGGCTTTTGGAAGGCCTACCGCAAGCATATGGGACAGGAGATGCAAGCATGA
- the tphBI gene encoding 1,2-dihydroxy-3,5-cyclohexadiene-1,4-dicarboxylate dehydrogenase — translation MTLVHRKLALAIGDPHGIGPEIALKALQQLSATERSLIKVYGPWSALEQAAQICQMESLLQDLIHAEAGSLAQPVQWGEITPQAGLSTVQSATAAIRACENGEVDAVIACPHHETAIHRAGIAFSGYPSLLANVLGMNEDQVFLMLVGAGLRIVHVTLHKSVRSALERLSPQLVVNAVQAAVQTCTLLGVPKPQVAVFGINPHASEGQLFGLEDSQITVPAVETLRKCGLAVDGPMGADMVLAQRKHDLYVAMLHDQGHIPIKLLAPNGASALSIGGRVVLSSVGHGSAMDIAGRGVADSTALLRTIALLGAQPG, via the coding sequence ATGACATTAGTGCACCGTAAATTGGCTTTGGCCATCGGCGATCCCCACGGTATTGGCCCTGAAATCGCACTGAAAGCTCTTCAGCAGTTGTCTGCCACCGAAAGATCCCTGATCAAGGTCTATGGACCGTGGAGCGCTCTTGAACAAGCAGCGCAGATCTGCCAAATGGAGTCCCTTCTTCAAGACCTCATTCATGCGGAAGCCGGCTCACTTGCACAACCAGTGCAATGGGGAGAGATCACCCCGCAGGCAGGCCTATCCACGGTGCAATCTGCAACAGCAGCCATCCGAGCGTGCGAAAACGGCGAAGTCGATGCCGTCATTGCCTGCCCCCACCATGAAACGGCCATTCACCGCGCAGGCATAGCGTTCAGCGGCTACCCATCTTTGCTCGCCAATGTTCTTGGCATGAACGAAGACCAGGTATTCCTGATGCTGGTGGGTGCTGGCCTGCGCATCGTGCATGTTACTTTGCATAAAAGCGTGCGCAGCGCATTGGAGCGGCTCTCTCCTCAGTTGGTGGTCAACGCGGTGCAGGCTGCCGTGCAGACATGCACCTTACTCGGGGTGCCTAAACCACAAGTCGCTGTATTCGGGATCAACCCTCATGCATCTGAAGGACAGTTGTTCGGCCTGGAGGACTCCCAGATCACCGTTCCCGCTGTCGAGACACTGCGCAAGTGCGGCCTGGCGGTAGATGGTCCCATGGGGGCCGACATGGTTCTGGCACAGCGCAAGCACGACCTGTATGTAGCCATGCTGCACGATCAGGGCCACATTCCCATCAAGCTGCTGGCACCTAACGGAGCCAGCGCGCTCTCCATCGGCGGCAGGGTGGTGCTTTCCAGCGTGGGCCATGGCAGCGCCATGGACATTGCCGGCCGTGGCGTGGCCGACTCCACGGCCCTCCTGCGCACGATCGCCCTGCTCGGCGCCCAACCGGGCTGA
- a CDS encoding Bug family tripartite tricarboxylate transporter substrate binding protein yields MRNESIRRREALIGIATAVASTGSLAQSNQPLKIVVPFSAGGTADVLPRLVVEKIRADYAGGVIIENKPGAGGNIGADLVFRAPPDGMTVLASPPGPIAINHNLYQKLSFDPTRWVPVTILATVPNVLVINPKLPVKSLGEFIAYAKANPKKVTVATQGDGSTSHLTAAMFMQLTGAELTVVPYKGTAPALIDLIGGNVDVFFDNISSSATYHHAGKVRILAVADEQRSQILPQVPTFAEQQWPAMQAVTFFSVVAPPGTSAEIAQKLQRQMAQALSSNDIRKHFQEQGAVPCGWDPTKTAQFIRQETEKWKKVLKAANVKL; encoded by the coding sequence ATGCGCAACGAATCCATTCGCAGACGCGAAGCATTGATCGGCATTGCCACCGCGGTTGCTTCAACAGGTAGCCTGGCTCAGTCAAATCAACCTCTCAAGATCGTCGTGCCCTTCTCGGCCGGTGGTACCGCCGATGTACTGCCGCGCCTAGTAGTCGAAAAAATCCGCGCGGACTACGCAGGTGGCGTGATCATTGAAAACAAGCCCGGGGCTGGTGGAAACATCGGTGCCGATCTAGTGTTCCGGGCACCGCCAGACGGAATGACTGTGCTGGCCTCCCCTCCGGGGCCCATCGCCATCAACCACAACCTCTATCAAAAGCTCAGCTTTGACCCGACTCGCTGGGTACCGGTGACGATTTTGGCCACAGTGCCCAACGTCCTGGTCATCAACCCGAAGCTGCCTGTTAAGTCACTTGGCGAGTTCATTGCATACGCCAAAGCCAATCCCAAAAAAGTGACTGTGGCGACGCAAGGCGACGGCTCGACATCCCACTTGACTGCGGCCATGTTTATGCAGCTAACGGGTGCTGAGCTAACCGTCGTTCCCTACAAGGGAACGGCCCCGGCTCTGATTGACCTGATCGGTGGCAATGTGGATGTGTTTTTCGACAACATCAGCTCATCGGCAACCTATCACCATGCCGGCAAGGTGCGCATTCTGGCCGTTGCCGACGAGCAGCGTTCCCAAATATTGCCCCAGGTCCCCACATTCGCCGAGCAGCAATGGCCAGCCATGCAGGCCGTGACTTTCTTTTCTGTCGTCGCCCCCCCAGGCACGAGTGCAGAAATCGCACAGAAGCTTCAGAGGCAGATGGCCCAGGCTCTGTCATCAAACGACATCCGCAAGCACTTTCAGGAACAGGGCGCCGTGCCCTGCGGCTGGGATCCCACCAAGACTGCTCAGTTCATCCGTCAGGAAACCGAGAAGTGGAAGAAGGTGCTGAAGGCCGCCAACGTCAAGCTCTAA
- a CDS encoding IclR family transcriptional regulator domain-containing protein, protein MQDKNFVESLRKGLGVLTCFDRRHTRLTLSEVARLTQSTPASARRSLSTLVQLGYLESDGKLFWMQPKSLLIAYSFLSSRPMPALVQPLLDALSERTRESASLGTLLEDDAIIIGRSTARRSLSTGLGIGSRLPVYCSAIGRVLLSGLPQQEARARLEMIERVALTPQTMTDLEELLGLLETCRQSGWSCSDGELELGVRSMAAPVRDPQGNTIAAMSIAVRAERLSMSEFKETFLMPLKRARNELEKKLYPQGM, encoded by the coding sequence ATGCAGGACAAGAACTTTGTGGAATCGCTGCGCAAGGGATTGGGCGTACTGACTTGCTTTGACCGTCGGCATACCCGGCTCACGCTGTCGGAAGTGGCCAGGCTCACGCAGTCCACGCCAGCATCAGCCAGACGTTCGCTCAGCACACTAGTACAGCTCGGCTATTTAGAGAGTGACGGAAAGCTGTTTTGGATGCAGCCTAAGTCACTGCTGATCGCCTATTCATTTCTGTCATCGCGCCCCATGCCTGCGTTGGTCCAGCCGCTACTGGATGCACTGTCGGAGCGGACCAGAGAGTCCGCTTCGCTTGGTACTTTGTTGGAAGACGATGCCATCATCATTGGCCGTTCGACCGCACGGCGCAGCTTGAGCACGGGCCTAGGAATAGGATCCAGGTTGCCGGTGTACTGTTCTGCAATTGGTCGGGTGCTGTTGTCAGGACTCCCCCAGCAGGAAGCGCGTGCAAGGCTGGAGATGATCGAGCGGGTGGCTCTGACCCCTCAGACGATGACTGACTTGGAGGAGCTGCTAGGTCTGCTTGAAACTTGCAGGCAATCCGGATGGTCATGCAGCGATGGAGAGTTGGAGCTGGGTGTGCGCTCCATGGCGGCGCCAGTGCGCGACCCTCAAGGCAACACAATTGCTGCCATGAGCATTGCTGTTAGGGCAGAGAGACTCAGCATGAGTGAGTTCAAAGAGACTTTTTTGATGCCGCTGAAGCGCGCTCGCAATGAGTTGGAAAAAAAGTTGTATCCGCAAGGGATGTAA
- a CDS encoding MarR family winged helix-turn-helix transcriptional regulator produces the protein MDSLDMAGQLIRRLHQQATQVFVQRTQAAGFDLTPVQFAALDAIDAQPATDQARVAEMIAYDRATIGGVIDRLEQKGWIRRVVNERDRRARELSLTTEGERVRSVLLPLVRGLQDEILQPLSDAERLCFLQLSRQLMR, from the coding sequence ATGGACTCACTCGACATGGCGGGGCAGTTGATACGCCGCTTACATCAGCAAGCAACTCAGGTTTTCGTCCAGCGCACCCAGGCTGCGGGCTTTGATCTGACACCTGTTCAATTTGCAGCTCTTGATGCCATTGATGCTCAGCCTGCCACGGATCAGGCGCGTGTCGCGGAAATGATTGCCTACGATCGGGCCACCATCGGTGGCGTCATCGATCGACTGGAGCAGAAGGGCTGGATTCGTCGAGTTGTCAATGAACGGGATCGTAGGGCGCGCGAGCTTTCGTTGACAACCGAAGGCGAGCGTGTTCGTTCAGTGTTGCTGCCGCTAGTTCGGGGTCTGCAGGATGAAATACTTCAGCCCCTGAGTGATGCAGAACGTCTATGTTTTCTTCAACTTTCTCGTCAACTCATGCGGTAG
- a CDS encoding S1C family serine protease, translating into MSSPGPYPQRPAPDHFVRRWLVITACVAALMLFWQFLPAIEAWFSPRQAAERTVTPRGDLAADEQATIELFEKSRASVVYITTSQLVRDVWTRNVFSVPRGTGSGFIWDDAGHVVTNFHVIQGASEATVKLADGRDYQAALVGVSPAHDIAVLKIGVGFQRPPAVPVGTSADLKVGQKVFAIGNPFGLDWTLTNGIVSALDRSLPGESGGVTIEHLIQTDAAINPGNSGGPLLDSAGRLIGINTAIYSPSGASAGIGFAVPVDTVMRVVPQLIKTGKYIRPALGIEVDEQLNLRLQALTSTQGVFVLRVAPGSAAQKAGLSGITVGPEGIVPGDRITGIGGAPVDDVAKLLARLDDQKVGDVVVLSVERAGKPREVRVELQPGA; encoded by the coding sequence ATGTCTTCCCCCGGTCCTTACCCACAACGCCCAGCTCCGGATCATTTCGTCCGGCGGTGGCTCGTCATCACTGCGTGCGTTGCAGCACTCATGCTGTTCTGGCAGTTCCTGCCCGCCATCGAAGCCTGGTTCAGCCCGCGCCAAGCCGCTGAGCGCACCGTCACGCCGCGTGGCGATCTGGCCGCTGACGAACAGGCCACCATCGAGCTGTTCGAGAAATCCCGGGCATCGGTGGTCTACATCACGACGTCCCAACTGGTACGAGATGTCTGGACGCGCAACGTCTTTTCTGTGCCGCGCGGCACGGGTTCGGGTTTTATCTGGGATGACGCCGGTCATGTTGTTACCAACTTTCATGTGATTCAGGGGGCGTCGGAGGCCACGGTCAAACTGGCCGACGGCCGCGATTACCAAGCCGCGCTGGTCGGAGTGAGTCCGGCACACGATATCGCGGTGCTCAAAATCGGCGTCGGCTTCCAGCGCCCGCCCGCCGTTCCGGTCGGCACCAGCGCAGACCTCAAGGTGGGACAAAAGGTGTTCGCAATCGGCAACCCCTTCGGCCTGGATTGGACACTCACCAACGGCATCGTGTCCGCGCTAGATCGATCGCTGCCCGGAGAATCCGGCGGAGTGACCATCGAACACCTGATTCAAACCGATGCCGCTATCAACCCCGGCAACTCGGGTGGGCCGTTGCTCGATTCCGCCGGCCGCCTGATTGGCATCAACACAGCGATCTACAGCCCTTCCGGTGCATCGGCTGGGATTGGCTTCGCCGTACCGGTGGACACGGTCATGCGTGTGGTGCCACAACTCATCAAGACAGGAAAATACATCCGCCCGGCGCTTGGGATCGAGGTAGACGAGCAGCTCAACCTCCGATTGCAGGCACTGACCAGTACCCAAGGCGTGTTCGTGCTCCGTGTCGCCCCTGGCTCAGCGGCGCAAAAGGCGGGCCTGAGCGGTATCACCGTTGGCCCCGAAGGCATCGTGCCGGGAGACCGTATCACAGGCATAGGTGGTGCTCCCGTCGACGATGTCGCCAAGCTGCTCGCACGGCTTGACGACCAAAAGGTAGGGGATGTGGTTGTCTTGTCAGTTGAGCGGGCCGGTAAGCCAAGGGAGGTGCGCGTGGAGTTGCAGCCTGGCGCCTGA